In Halorubrum sp. PV6, a single window of DNA contains:
- a CDS encoding DMT family transporter yields the protein MSRYRNILLFAALALLWGASFVAIEVGLQYYPPLLFAAYRFDLAALVLVSYVLVMEAGPLPRTRGDAAAIGFSGGLSVAANNGLLFVGQQYTTSGIASITYSLVPIATAAVAAAWLGDAEIDARGGIGVVLAFVGVGLVAQPDPGNLAGGVTIGVGLISIGVIAVAIGSVGLRTVETTFSSVALTGWAMLFGALLIHGFSLGLGEPQRLPSTTLPAIGSLLFLGVLASAVAYVIYFTLLARLGPFEINLVSYVVPVVATVTGALLLAEPVTSLTVAGFAVIVVGFGLLKRHAIADEVRQVRARVDGRP from the coding sequence GTGTCCCGGTATCGAAATATCCTCCTGTTCGCCGCGCTCGCGCTGCTTTGGGGCGCCTCGTTCGTCGCCATCGAGGTCGGGTTACAGTACTACCCCCCGTTGCTCTTCGCCGCGTATCGGTTCGATCTGGCCGCGCTGGTCCTCGTGTCGTACGTCCTCGTCATGGAAGCGGGTCCACTCCCCCGGACTCGCGGCGACGCGGCCGCGATCGGATTCAGCGGGGGCCTCTCCGTCGCCGCCAACAACGGCCTGCTCTTCGTCGGCCAGCAGTACACGACGAGCGGGATCGCCTCCATCACGTACAGCCTCGTTCCCATCGCGACGGCGGCGGTCGCGGCCGCCTGGCTCGGTGACGCCGAAATCGACGCGCGCGGCGGGATCGGCGTCGTGTTAGCGTTCGTCGGCGTCGGGCTCGTCGCCCAGCCGGATCCGGGGAACCTCGCCGGCGGCGTCACGATCGGCGTCGGACTCATCTCGATCGGCGTGATCGCGGTCGCGATCGGTAGCGTCGGGCTCCGAACGGTGGAGACGACCTTCTCCAGCGTCGCGCTCACCGGATGGGCGATGCTGTTCGGTGCGCTACTGATCCACGGGTTCAGCCTCGGGCTCGGCGAGCCGCAGCGGCTCCCGTCGACGACGCTCCCGGCGATCGGCTCCCTGTTGTTCCTCGGCGTGCTGGCCTCCGCGGTCGCGTACGTCATCTACTTCACGCTGCTCGCCCGGCTGGGTCCCTTCGAGATCAACCTCGTCTCCTACGTCGTTCCCGTGGTCGCGACCGTGACGGGCGCGCTGCTCCTCGCCGAGCCGGTCACGTCGCTGACGGTCGCCGGCTTCGCGGTGATCGTCGTCGGATTCGGGCTCCTCAAGCGACACGCCATCGCCGACGAGGTGAGGCAGGTCAGAGCGCGGGTCGACGGGCGTCCCTGA
- a CDS encoding TOBE domain-containing protein gives MGEPTESGPDAAAGRGRAALIEDGVEFDGRDAALLRAVDAAGSVAGAASALGRSRARALSRIESMESAFGTLVERRRGGTGGGGSRLSTAGRDLLDRYERLQAVVAASAQVPETVLGGTVTSVDGELAAVDTPVGRVRGLHDDAAVGDAVQVRIGADAVTVYKGDEKVDPNATSARNRRRGRVVGVDAGETVSTVRIGVDSVTFRALITAESAARLGLTEGEEVAIRWKATATRVVAHATESN, from the coding sequence ATGGGAGAGCCGACCGAGTCCGGTCCGGACGCGGCCGCGGGTCGCGGCCGCGCCGCGCTCATCGAGGACGGCGTCGAGTTCGACGGCCGCGACGCCGCGCTGTTGCGCGCGGTGGACGCGGCGGGGTCGGTCGCGGGCGCCGCGTCCGCGCTCGGTCGGTCCCGCGCCCGCGCCCTCTCGCGGATCGAGTCGATGGAGTCCGCGTTCGGCACCCTCGTCGAGCGACGGCGCGGCGGGACGGGGGGCGGCGGGAGCCGGCTCTCGACGGCCGGACGCGACCTGCTCGACCGGTACGAGCGCTTACAGGCCGTGGTGGCCGCGTCGGCGCAGGTGCCGGAGACGGTGCTCGGCGGGACGGTCACGAGCGTCGACGGCGAGTTGGCGGCCGTCGACACGCCGGTCGGGCGGGTGCGGGGGCTCCACGACGACGCCGCGGTCGGCGACGCCGTGCAGGTTCGGATCGGCGCGGACGCGGTGACCGTTTATAAGGGTGACGAGAAGGTCGACCCGAACGCGACGAGCGCGCGGAACCGGCGCCGGGGCCGCGTCGTCGGCGTCGACGCCGGCGAGACGGTGTCGACGGTCCGGATCGGCGTCGATTCGGTGACCTTTCGGGCGCTGATCACCGCCGAAAGCGCGGCGCGGTTGGGGCTTACCGAGGGTGAGGAGGTCGCGATCCGGTGGAAGGCGACCGCAACGCGCGTCGTCGCCCACGCAACCGAATCGAACTGA
- a CDS encoding peroxiredoxin — translation MLKPGDPAPEITLSDHRGTETTVDPSAARYTVVYFYPRADTPGCTTEACSFRDEWDAFEGADIAVVGISDDPVEDLAPFAEAYDLPFALLSDPDGAVAGAYDSYGEKQMFGNTFDGVFRNTYVIDSAGTVVLAYEGVSPEDHAVEILDDIESLTD, via the coding sequence ATGCTTAAACCGGGCGATCCGGCACCCGAGATCACGCTGTCCGACCACCGCGGCACGGAGACCACCGTCGACCCGTCCGCGGCGCGCTACACGGTCGTCTACTTTTACCCCCGCGCCGACACGCCGGGCTGTACGACCGAGGCCTGCAGTTTCCGCGACGAGTGGGACGCGTTCGAGGGCGCCGACATCGCCGTCGTCGGGATCAGCGACGACCCCGTCGAGGACCTCGCGCCGTTCGCCGAGGCGTACGACCTCCCGTTCGCGCTCCTCTCCGACCCGGACGGCGCGGTCGCCGGCGCCTACGACTCCTACGGCGAGAAACAGATGTTCGGGAACACGTTCGACGGCGTGTTCCGGAACACGTACGTGATCGACTCGGCGGGGACCGTCGTGCTCGCCTACGAGGGCGTCTCGCCCGAGGACCACGCGGTCGAGATCCTCGACGACATCGAGTCGCTGACGGACTGA
- a CDS encoding PRC-barrel domain-containing protein produces the protein MVDILAENLSGKAVMSADGTELGDLYNITMDLKSGELSDLLVSPHEQLSHDHAGFDVDEMGRLKVPVANVQAVKDYIVVAR, from the coding sequence ATGGTCGATATCCTCGCGGAGAACCTCTCCGGGAAGGCGGTGATGAGCGCGGATGGAACCGAACTGGGGGACCTGTACAACATCACGATGGACCTCAAGTCCGGCGAACTCTCGGATCTGCTCGTGAGCCCGCACGAACAGCTTAGTCACGATCACGCCGGCTTCGACGTCGACGAGATGGGCCGGCTGAAGGTCCCGGTCGCGAACGTGCAGGCGGTGAAAGATTATATCGTCGTCGCCCGCTAA
- the infB gene encoding translation initiation factor IF-2, with translation MTDHTNTDTLRTPIVAVLGHVDHGKTSLLDTIRGSAVSEGEAGAITQHIGATDIPLDTISGMAGELIDPTDFDLPGLLFIDTPGHHSFSTLRARGGALADIAVLVVDVNDGFQPQTEEAIDILRRTGTPFVVAANKVDTTPGWNPQDGQPIQKSLEAQSERAESMLNENLYEIIGQLSDAGFSADLYWRVQDFQKNIGVVPLSAITGEGVPDLLTVLMGLSQRFMKEEMAIDVFGAGEGTVLEVKDERGFGATIDTVVYDGVVRNGDQIVVGGQNEPIVTEIRALLQPRPLEEIRTEKKFEKVAEVGAAAGVKIAAPDLDKAMAGAPVRVVRDHSVDHVIEEVKAELAEIEVETADNGVVVKADTLGSLEAMANALREAEVPILRAEVGDIAPRDIAVAETANQDEHKAILGFNVDLLANAETELENADVKLFTDEVIYQLIDEYETYVEEKQRAQQETVLDKVVRPSRFRILPDHTFRQNDPAVVGVEIISGTLQNNRNVGSFEGNEFERAGQLSGIQKQGDDVDEARAGERVSIAIDGPTVGRGIEEGDTLWTEIPEKHAKILEQELREEITADEREALSAYLETKRKRDPFWGK, from the coding sequence ATGACCGACCACACAAACACGGACACCCTTCGGACGCCGATCGTCGCCGTGCTGGGGCACGTCGATCACGGCAAGACCAGCCTGCTCGACACGATCCGCGGCTCCGCCGTCAGCGAGGGCGAGGCCGGCGCGATCACCCAACACATCGGGGCGACCGACATCCCGCTCGACACCATCTCCGGGATGGCGGGCGAACTCATCGACCCGACCGACTTCGACCTCCCTGGGCTCCTCTTTATCGACACGCCCGGCCACCACTCCTTCTCGACGCTGCGCGCCCGCGGGGGCGCGCTCGCCGACATCGCGGTCCTCGTCGTCGACGTCAACGACGGGTTCCAGCCGCAGACGGAGGAGGCGATAGACATCCTCAGACGCACCGGGACCCCCTTCGTCGTCGCCGCCAACAAAGTCGACACGACGCCGGGGTGGAACCCGCAGGACGGCCAGCCGATCCAGAAGAGCTTAGAGGCCCAATCCGAGCGCGCCGAGTCGATGCTCAACGAGAACCTCTACGAGATCATCGGCCAGCTCTCCGACGCCGGCTTCTCCGCCGACCTGTACTGGCGGGTCCAGGACTTCCAGAAGAACATCGGCGTCGTCCCGCTCTCCGCGATCACGGGAGAGGGCGTCCCCGACCTGCTCACCGTGTTGATGGGGCTCTCACAACGCTTCATGAAAGAGGAGATGGCCATCGACGTCTTCGGGGCGGGCGAGGGGACGGTCCTCGAAGTGAAAGACGAGCGCGGCTTCGGCGCGACCATCGACACGGTCGTCTACGACGGCGTGGTCAGAAACGGCGACCAGATCGTCGTGGGCGGACAAAACGAGCCGATCGTCACGGAGATCCGCGCGCTGTTGCAGCCGCGTCCCTTAGAAGAGATCCGCACCGAGAAGAAGTTCGAGAAGGTGGCGGAGGTGGGCGCCGCGGCCGGCGTGAAAATCGCCGCGCCCGACCTCGACAAGGCGATGGCCGGCGCGCCGGTGCGCGTCGTCCGCGACCACTCGGTCGACCACGTCATCGAGGAGGTGAAAGCCGAACTCGCGGAGATCGAGGTCGAAACCGCCGACAACGGCGTCGTGGTCAAAGCCGACACGCTCGGCTCGCTCGAAGCGATGGCGAACGCGCTCCGCGAGGCCGAGGTTCCCATCCTGCGCGCCGAGGTCGGCGACATCGCCCCCCGCGATATCGCCGTGGCCGAGACCGCAAATCAGGACGAACACAAGGCGATCCTCGGATTCAACGTCGACCTGCTCGCGAACGCCGAGACGGAGCTCGAAAACGCGGACGTGAAGCTGTTCACCGACGAGGTCATCTATCAGCTGATCGATGAGTACGAGACGTACGTCGAGGAGAAACAGCGCGCCCAACAGGAGACGGTCCTCGACAAGGTCGTGCGCCCCTCGCGGTTCCGCATCCTGCCCGACCACACGTTCCGCCAGAACGACCCCGCGGTCGTCGGCGTCGAGATCATCTCCGGGACGCTCCAGAACAACCGGAACGTCGGTTCCTTCGAGGGCAACGAGTTCGAGCGCGCCGGGCAGCTCTCCGGGATTCAAAAGCAGGGCGACGACGTCGACGAGGCCCGCGCCGGCGAGCGCGTGAGCATCGCCATCGACGGGCCGACTGTCGGGCGCGGTATCGAGGAGGGCGACACCCTCTGGACGGAGATTCCGGAAAAGCACGCGAAGATCCTAGAACAGGAACTGCGGGAGGAGATCACGGCCGACGAGCGCGAGGCGCTGTCGGCGTACTTGGAGACCAAGCGGAAGCGGGACCCCTTCTGGGGGAAATAG
- a CDS encoding ABC transporter permease, which translates to MPFEATVQSIPALLDAAARPAASLLGVSFRDGYVGSIVAVSLYVSLTAVALSTLVSVPAAVAIGLAEFPGKGFVKSVVNTGMGFPSVVVGLVVLFAVSNQGPLGSLELIFTREAMIMSQFVLATPPITAISLAAVSGVDDGVRDAARVLGGTRVDVALVVIKEARYGIATAVLAGFGRAISEVGSVLIVGGNITSADGISKTRTLTTAIQLEARQGQYETAMVLGAVLVALVLTVNAIVVRFGDRGVAG; encoded by the coding sequence GTGCCATTCGAAGCGACCGTCCAGTCGATCCCGGCGCTGCTCGACGCCGCCGCCCGGCCCGCGGCGTCGCTCCTCGGCGTCTCGTTCAGGGACGGCTACGTCGGGAGCATCGTCGCCGTCTCGCTGTACGTGAGCCTGACCGCGGTGGCGCTGAGCACCCTCGTCAGCGTGCCGGCTGCCGTCGCCATCGGACTCGCGGAGTTCCCAGGCAAGGGGTTCGTGAAGTCGGTCGTCAACACCGGAATGGGGTTCCCCAGCGTGGTCGTGGGGCTCGTCGTGCTGTTCGCGGTGTCAAACCAGGGGCCGCTCGGCTCGCTGGAGCTCATCTTCACCCGCGAGGCGATGATCATGTCGCAGTTCGTGCTCGCGACGCCGCCGATCACGGCGATCAGCCTCGCGGCCGTGAGCGGCGTCGACGACGGGGTCCGCGACGCGGCCCGCGTCCTCGGCGGGACGCGCGTCGACGTGGCGCTCGTCGTGATCAAGGAGGCGCGGTACGGGATCGCGACCGCGGTGCTGGCCGGCTTCGGCCGCGCGATCAGCGAGGTCGGCTCGGTGCTGATCGTCGGCGGGAACATCACGAGCGCGGACGGCATCTCGAAGACGCGCACGCTGACGACGGCGATCCAGCTCGAAGCGCGACAGGGGCAGTACGAGACCGCCATGGTGCTCGGCGCCGTCCTCGTCGCGCTCGTGTTGACGGTCAACGCGATCGTCGTCCGCTTCGGCGATCGGGGGGTTGCGGGCTGA
- a CDS encoding HIT domain-containing protein: MDQIYAPWRIEWVERDADPIDGCPFCVLPDREDARDARIVARSDHNYVLLNNAPYNPGHAMVIPDDHREDPTDLDDATLLDHAKLQSATLEALRRDMDPDGVNTGQNLGASAAGGSIDHLHTHVVPRWNGDTNFMPVTGSTKVIVEAVDRTYEHLHEGFAAGDDVVDAGDAAAGDAVRLSFDL; encoded by the coding sequence ATGGACCAGATCTACGCGCCGTGGCGGATCGAGTGGGTCGAGCGCGACGCCGACCCGATAGACGGCTGTCCGTTCTGCGTCCTGCCGGACCGCGAGGACGCCCGCGACGCGCGGATCGTCGCCCGCAGCGACCACAACTACGTCCTGTTGAACAACGCGCCGTACAATCCGGGCCACGCGATGGTGATCCCCGACGACCACCGCGAAGACCCCACCGACCTCGACGACGCGACGCTCCTCGATCACGCGAAACTGCAGTCGGCGACGCTGGAAGCGTTGCGCCGCGATATGGACCCCGACGGGGTAAACACCGGGCAGAACCTCGGCGCGTCCGCGGCCGGCGGCTCGATCGACCACCTGCACACCCACGTCGTCCCGCGGTGGAACGGCGACACCAACTTCATGCCGGTCACAGGCAGCACCAAAGTAATCGTGGAGGCGGTCGACCGCACCTACGAGCACCTCCACGAGGGGTTCGCGGCCGGCGACGACGTGGTCGATGCGGGCGACGCCGCGGCCGGCGACGCGGTGCGACTCTCCTTCGATCTCTGA
- a CDS encoding histidine kinase N-terminal 7TM domain-containing protein, whose translation MVWQPTPYTLPLLVAAFASFAFAAYAVWNRARGDRRLVWSFVAVTVASGLWSLAYAAQLSAATLAGSLLWNRFVWIGAAALTVAWPAFVFAYVDWTAWFRPARIAVLGLVPATVVGAVLLAGPDPIFYQSPSLADANGYRVVEFLPTPALGAFIAYTYAVNLGTFGVLGYAALANDGLFRRQAALLLIAGVAPMAAGVAGIAGLLGPRFVDHTPVTFAATSGILGWVVFRYRLLDLSPIALETVFANLSDGVVVVDDDGRVVDLNTPARRLFPSAAVGSDVETAFERAPAIAELVSAGDDRTANEPNRAPGSGMENDLRVTVGDGSDSWFLTVAAHPISTAGAGVGFGTQSDEEAVAESDGTVLLFRDITERETLQRRYRALIEKSPNVIAVCGTDGLLRYVSPSIERLLGHSPVAIEGRPVIDLVHPDDRPAAQRAFERAFETGEPETLDHRIVHADGSWRRFETVVECLFDDTEELVITATDVTESRRYEQRLQVLNRVLRHDLKNDTNVIAGYADLLRDHVDDEGEEYLDVIDRKVGTLTHLSDQAREIDVALHSDDARAEIDLSVLVERLCESLTSSFPESTVTVSTPGEAVVRADELLESAIRNVLENAVVHNDRDQPIVEVSVDRADEGYRVAVADNGPGIPPIERSVFSEARETALEHASGLGLWLVHWIVAESGGRVDIHTREPTGTLVSMWLPAGDGAATPTEPNGAEATASPSR comes from the coding sequence ATGGTGTGGCAACCGACGCCGTACACGCTCCCGTTGCTCGTGGCAGCGTTCGCGTCGTTTGCCTTCGCCGCGTACGCCGTCTGGAACCGCGCGCGCGGCGACCGACGGCTCGTGTGGAGCTTCGTCGCCGTCACGGTCGCGAGCGGCCTCTGGTCGCTGGCGTACGCGGCGCAGCTGTCGGCGGCGACGCTCGCGGGCTCCCTGCTGTGGAATCGTTTCGTGTGGATCGGGGCCGCGGCGCTCACCGTCGCCTGGCCCGCGTTCGTGTTCGCGTACGTCGACTGGACGGCGTGGTTCCGACCAGCCCGGATCGCCGTCCTCGGTCTCGTCCCGGCGACCGTCGTCGGCGCCGTCCTCCTCGCCGGTCCCGACCCGATCTTTTATCAGTCGCCGTCGCTCGCCGACGCGAACGGCTACCGGGTCGTCGAGTTCCTGCCGACGCCGGCGCTCGGCGCGTTCATCGCGTACACGTACGCCGTGAACCTCGGGACGTTCGGCGTGCTGGGGTACGCCGCCCTCGCGAACGACGGCCTGTTCCGCCGGCAGGCCGCGCTGCTTTTGATCGCCGGCGTCGCGCCGATGGCGGCCGGCGTCGCCGGCATCGCCGGGCTGCTCGGCCCGCGGTTCGTCGATCACACGCCGGTCACCTTCGCGGCCACCTCCGGGATACTCGGGTGGGTCGTGTTCCGCTATCGGCTCCTCGATCTGTCGCCGATCGCGCTCGAAACGGTGTTCGCGAACCTCTCCGACGGCGTCGTGGTCGTCGACGACGACGGCCGCGTCGTCGATCTGAACACGCCCGCCCGCCGGCTGTTCCCCTCCGCGGCGGTCGGGAGCGACGTCGAAACGGCGTTCGAGCGCGCGCCGGCCATCGCGGAGCTGGTCTCGGCGGGCGACGACCGGACCGCGAACGAGCCGAACCGCGCCCCCGGATCGGGCATGGAGAACGACCTCAGGGTGACCGTCGGCGACGGGAGCGACTCCTGGTTCCTGACGGTCGCCGCCCATCCGATTTCGACGGCCGGGGCGGGGGTCGGCTTCGGGACGCAGTCCGACGAGGAAGCGGTCGCCGAGTCCGACGGAACCGTGTTGCTGTTCCGCGACATCACCGAGCGGGAGACCCTCCAGCGCCGCTATCGGGCGCTCATCGAGAAGTCCCCGAACGTCATCGCCGTCTGCGGGACCGACGGGCTGCTCCGCTACGTGAGTCCGTCGATCGAGCGCTTGCTCGGCCACTCGCCGGTGGCGATCGAAGGGCGCCCCGTGATCGATCTGGTTCACCCCGACGACCGTCCGGCAGCCCAGCGCGCGTTCGAACGCGCCTTCGAGACCGGCGAGCCGGAGACGCTCGACCACCGGATCGTCCACGCCGACGGGAGTTGGCGCCGGTTCGAGACGGTGGTGGAGTGTCTGTTCGACGACACCGAGGAGCTGGTGATAACCGCCACCGACGTGACCGAGAGCCGGCGGTACGAACAGCGGTTACAGGTCCTCAACCGGGTGCTTCGCCACGATTTAAAAAACGACACGAACGTCATCGCCGGGTATGCGGACCTCCTGCGCGACCACGTGGACGACGAGGGCGAGGAGTACCTCGACGTCATCGACCGGAAGGTGGGGACGCTGACGCACCTCAGCGATCAGGCCCGCGAGATCGACGTGGCCCTCCACAGCGACGACGCCCGCGCCGAGATCGACCTGTCCGTGCTGGTCGAGCGGCTCTGTGAGTCGCTCACGTCGTCGTTCCCGGAGTCGACGGTCACGGTGTCGACGCCCGGCGAGGCCGTCGTGCGCGCCGACGAGCTCTTAGAGTCCGCGATCCGGAACGTGTTGGAGAACGCGGTCGTCCACAACGACAGGGACCAGCCGATAGTCGAGGTCTCCGTCGACCGGGCCGACGAGGGGTATCGCGTCGCCGTCGCGGACAACGGCCCCGGCATTCCGCCGATCGAGCGGAGCGTGTTCTCGGAGGCCCGCGAGACCGCCCTCGAACACGCGAGCGGGCTCGGCCTGTGGCTCGTCCACTGGATCGTCGCCGAGTCCGGGGGCAGGGTGGACATCCACACCCGAGAGCCGACGGGGACGCTCGTCTCGATGTGGCTCCCGGCCGGCGACGGGGCGGCGACCCCGACGGAGCCGAACGGAGCGGAGGCGACCGCGTCGCCGTCCCGGTGA
- a CDS encoding amino acid ABC transporter ATP-binding protein: MVIRVNDVSHAYGDEPVFRDLSIDIDAGEVVAVIGPSGVGKTTLLRTLALSLEPDAGAVTLDGTDAWAVDEAERLALRRRVGMVFQEASLFGGSVARNVEYGLRVRRSWGDRLASVLRLNGAADAVGESLEVVGLADKIHQPVDSLSGGEAQRVSFARALAYGPDVLLLDEPTSDLDPRNTAVIEEAIEAAQDRGIGVVVATHDMHQAERVADRVAVMLDDGLTEVGETERIFENPSDERTRKFISGELVY, encoded by the coding sequence ATGGTGATCCGCGTGAACGACGTGTCGCACGCGTACGGCGACGAGCCCGTGTTCCGCGACCTCTCGATCGACATCGACGCGGGCGAGGTCGTCGCGGTGATCGGCCCGTCCGGGGTCGGCAAGACCACGCTGCTCCGGACGCTCGCGCTCTCGCTCGAACCTGACGCGGGGGCCGTGACGCTCGACGGGACCGACGCGTGGGCGGTCGACGAGGCCGAGCGCCTCGCGCTCCGGCGCCGCGTCGGGATGGTGTTCCAGGAGGCGAGCCTCTTCGGTGGGTCGGTCGCGCGAAACGTCGAGTACGGGCTCCGCGTCCGGCGCTCGTGGGGCGACCGGCTCGCCTCTGTCCTCCGCCTGAACGGCGCCGCCGACGCGGTCGGAGAGTCCCTAGAGGTCGTGGGGCTGGCCGACAAGATCCACCAGCCGGTCGACTCGCTGTCGGGCGGCGAGGCCCAGCGCGTCTCCTTCGCCCGCGCGCTGGCGTACGGTCCGGACGTGTTGCTCTTAGACGAGCCGACCTCCGACCTCGACCCGCGGAACACCGCCGTGATCGAGGAGGCGATAGAGGCGGCCCAAGATCGGGGAATCGGCGTCGTCGTGGCGACGCACGACATGCATCAGGCCGAGCGCGTCGCGGACCGCGTTGCGGTGATGCTCGACGACGGCCTCACGGAAGTCGGCGAGACGGAGCGGATCTTCGAGAACCCCTCGGACGAGCGCACCCGGAAGTTCATCTCGGGCGAGCTGGTGTACTGA
- the map gene encoding type II methionyl aminopeptidase encodes MSHGPLDDDAIESYREAGAVLVDAMNEAREMVEPGRTHLEVAEWAEDYIREEGAGLAFPVNISVDPEASHATPSRDDGTEFGEEMVCLDIGVHVDGYIADAAVTVDHTGTPELAEAAEMALEAAVDEAGPGVEVGVVGQAIEDVIRGYGYTPVLNLSGHGVERYDAHTAPTVPNRGVDRSVELKPGQAVAIEPFATDGRGKVGEGTTEEIFEREGTASVRDRRARQALDEIEAFDDLPFAARWLEGDRAEMALRRLKQANAVKGYPVLKEADDALVSQAEHTLLVTDDGVEVTTAGIHSFDA; translated from the coding sequence ATGAGTCACGGACCCCTGGACGACGACGCGATCGAGAGTTATCGCGAGGCCGGTGCGGTGTTGGTCGACGCGATGAACGAGGCCCGCGAGATGGTCGAGCCGGGGCGAACCCACCTCGAAGTCGCCGAGTGGGCGGAAGATTACATCCGCGAGGAGGGGGCCGGACTGGCGTTCCCCGTCAACATCAGCGTCGACCCCGAGGCGTCACACGCCACGCCGAGCCGCGACGACGGCACCGAGTTCGGCGAGGAGATGGTGTGTCTCGACATCGGCGTCCACGTCGACGGCTACATCGCGGACGCCGCGGTCACGGTCGATCACACGGGGACGCCCGAGTTGGCCGAGGCCGCCGAGATGGCGCTCGAAGCCGCGGTCGACGAGGCCGGACCGGGCGTCGAGGTCGGGGTCGTCGGGCAGGCGATAGAGGACGTGATCCGCGGGTACGGCTACACCCCCGTGTTAAACCTCTCCGGCCACGGCGTCGAGCGATACGACGCGCACACGGCGCCGACGGTCCCGAACCGCGGCGTCGACCGCTCGGTCGAACTGAAGCCCGGACAGGCGGTCGCCATCGAGCCGTTCGCCACCGACGGCCGCGGCAAGGTCGGCGAGGGGACGACGGAGGAGATCTTCGAGCGCGAGGGCACCGCGAGCGTCCGCGACCGCCGCGCTCGACAGGCGCTCGACGAGATCGAAGCGTTCGACGATCTGCCCTTCGCGGCGCGGTGGCTGGAGGGCGACCGCGCGGAGATGGCCCTGCGCCGACTGAAGCAGGCGAACGCGGTGAAAGGCTACCCCGTTTTAAAGGAGGCCGACGACGCCCTCGTGAGTCAGGCGGAACATACGCTGCTGGTCACCGACGACGGCGTCGAGGTGACGACCGCCGGTATCCACAGCTTCGACGCCTGA
- a CDS encoding substrate-binding domain-containing protein: protein MTIHRRDFVAAVGTGAVVSTAGCSSTEGGDGDQSAGSGSDETGDEAGGESTDESVGVAGETLTLTTTTSTYDTGLLDAIHTDFEEMYGVTVDAVAQGTGAALETARNGDSDIVMVHARGLEDEFMRSGYGVNRRDLMFNDFVIVGPEDDPAGIQGMSSATDALTAIADAAAPFVSRGDNSGTHTKELNLWEAAGTDPGGDWYQETGSGMGEALNIANQQGAYTLSDRGTFISQRSEIDLTILVQGPIEDGPEILANPYGIMAVNPGVHDNANYDLAMAYIGWITSPAVQEAISEYTANGEQLFFPEAVSADPDFQQYVPEGWSSESDDA, encoded by the coding sequence ATGACGATACATCGACGCGACTTCGTGGCGGCGGTGGGAACCGGGGCGGTCGTGAGCACGGCCGGCTGCTCGTCCACGGAGGGCGGCGACGGCGACCAAAGCGCCGGCAGCGGAAGCGACGAGACCGGCGACGAGGCCGGCGGCGAGAGCACAGACGAGTCGGTCGGCGTCGCGGGCGAGACGCTGACGCTGACGACGACGACGAGCACGTACGACACTGGCCTCCTCGACGCGATCCACACGGACTTCGAGGAGATGTACGGCGTCACCGTCGACGCCGTCGCGCAGGGCACCGGCGCGGCGTTAGAGACCGCCCGCAACGGCGACTCGGACATCGTGATGGTCCACGCCCGCGGGCTCGAAGACGAGTTCATGCGCAGCGGGTACGGCGTCAACCGTCGCGACCTGATGTTCAACGACTTCGTGATCGTCGGGCCCGAGGACGACCCCGCCGGGATTCAGGGGATGAGTTCGGCGACCGACGCGCTGACGGCCATCGCCGACGCGGCGGCGCCGTTCGTCTCGCGCGGCGACAACTCGGGTACCCACACCAAGGAGCTGAACCTCTGGGAGGCGGCCGGCACGGACCCCGGCGGCGACTGGTATCAGGAGACCGGCTCGGGGATGGGCGAGGCGCTGAACATCGCCAACCAGCAGGGTGCGTACACCCTCTCGGACCGCGGCACCTTCATCTCACAGCGCTCGGAGATCGATCTCACGATCCTCGTGCAGGGGCCGATCGAGGACGGTCCGGAGATCCTCGCGAACCCGTACGGCATCATGGCCGTCAACCCCGGCGTCCACGACAACGCCAACTACGACCTCGCGATGGCGTACATCGGCTGGATCACCAGCCCGGCCGTCCAGGAGGCCATCTCGGAGTACACGGCGAACGGCGAACAGCTGTTCTTCCCCGAGGCCGTCTCGGCGGACCCCGACTTCCAGCAGTACGTTCCGGAGGGTTGGAGTAGCGAGAGCGACGACGCGTAG